Proteins encoded by one window of Haematobia irritans isolate KBUSLIRL chromosome 2, ASM5000362v1, whole genome shotgun sequence:
- the LOC142223163 gene encoding uncharacterized protein LOC142223163 isoform X1: MASFASCSNDPNFAVICSFLQKFGADVGVNLPNFKQLQEWLTKTDEVAPPLKDMHIKLMRKTRKTVHEKSWESALSKFCFCYSAQDAWEIERFGYKNASIKVKLRILRELLESQFERNAKFRAKILAQSADSLRSEPIGRDRLGHAYWFTQDNDCNLRIYQEHLDEEIWQVVATNRDEFVNLIERLRGNEVVLPSNDIGVVDEDTSSSNSLEAKAIKDVQSHEDENEDDKQKVPKLSIKIVNSRSPKDETKDVGKGEEELAEEEDAKLNKKTKDVEQCDEEFEEIEEEYEEESETQSGKTKLVEPLLISQNKIKNTLPEYNKPESASKKRQIGSSNEESKEYKKQKPSIPENRGLQNTNKNGKENEKEDIEYDEGSTEEDVEEEDIDSAAAEEDENEEKHIEDFDDDEDACEAPVGDEISDPVLHVRGVGSGNDCDTANIWNCADFGIEDQDVPTVGSAIEESVFLISGEGSGFSNMVGNVKNDDLQPNTEDGEKLMAPEDVSMSKLDKGSDTTPSITSDTDLIKKSPKKCESTLETKTIKEAEEISKNTDNKDEIPKIKLNMNEASSDDEADDKKILDVKENDQQTKIKDKVTSDSKQSNTKINSTSEHLKREVSDTKTTTSDNNTTGPSITTAWSRKRRLEEFVYQQQTNVRLQSESEIDIHSENTNAEDGKNDVSEVDIGGKRPKIRQKQNNAELRKKVEAQKAAANDETTSSSGEEDTQRRRKLVSPKKLNEKVILKPETEQVTKTNNTNGQHKNESNITSKTDTKQKPSTSNMTTSSTKHKPTLDEIIERKLKKTPAKEKNDKNSMLEDVTTKKELSIPKKSPVTKPLKKTLLTQIMQDKCEKEDINTPKKSQKNESSCVFSTTNKQNVIPERQRKRHSSEETDHNVISEGPEAKKEVLRNDNKGFEGNSKNESSNKNSKDQYEKLIIKDGPKEATTELAGRRSGRRANMSVVYCEMSQTKRCRGLKKGDKLKECKQDGKKECDELNVVAAKNEDKIPSSSSIKSEELDGKTKPVKPTETELDPLGDVNLITPTKNSVKGNRKQKDVDATNIIESTDTETPVRQSRRIAQQKIREEAERRKLEEIALRTMKQELKKKKKAEKQLDPTVEPPPTEPSSESAESDVELKKKTQKKKCPGKNGSWSSGSEEQEDPDDEEFEEHPHYDTDPGSPLFKSDHEFSPESDIEDESQVVPMKRARTVRKENAEDGEQIEEEEACQKCNKSDHPEWILLCDKCDKGYHCSCLSPVLFYIPEGDWYCPPCQQEELIKALESQLNEFDHMVERKKKEQEEEVRLAEEAKAREEEEKRNQKKSRRNSSESSDGTNSEFSDENNGSLHSKSGKNDSETANPFAKIGSSAKNKNNDKRSRNEKRQKSMRRTRNRRKKSESDSDSQNGSNSDSASSRSSSSSSFSESDNEPIYKLRKRRQINVSYRLNEYDDLINSALKKEMDEVAGAGNLGRGKDISTILEADKEEKARQKQIEDSEATGDVTINNELTKENEDMSPTKKKDDQDNATDSDDEPIRKVSQSKQSLKKKPRKLTTLDITSEDDDASDEDFKGSSIDDDEDEETSVSATSNSDSSLEVYKRKGKSKKKQRKAARRAFRERRKDRKFVVDETDDEEVQRPKSKKKRKDDTDYTESEVDDDDLSELSENIDSADLCDDTTTDESDGAWRPNKRKKTKKSNVSPPKIQKSKQQVNKSKKLEYSDDDISESEEDDENDDDNEGVGGGKQPRSQPLIATKAKSKTGTRKKKKSSDEDQSLSDSEDSTRRTRGRRYAYIEDFDDDSSDGGIKPGVKRPDTPPEEREKFIKRQEEIKRMLAEKNAEGAKLVATPRLTPIKSESDKDKKSPTKGLGGDSLSTVPLSVIRQAKVLDIDYLQRRGENMDDLSTDVGDVDDFDDADLPDDLPEDMDEDAIARMVEDEEEFVAVSTRELPPPDEVLRTPCTPAKPKPKEIEKSVFPTQPTALPSQQLHASTTVSPSGLQEPVRKRFPMPTMHPPLLRHQFAAQESLTSGQQIVQRQPAPRNTAPQGCHLLNALSAPLSQSLPRQYSPSLITRMTNTIQLQTSSAPVPVVCRSQSPIVVKSAQQLNLQTQNKSSVQQPTEPENKPRGRRKKFTPLRDTLQKQQTAAAIAAVSGAVTSDASKSAPSSVIKGGPLVRCPQTSTIQSAQPIPARTMPSLPTSIYTGAEGYYGTTGTRAPPPQRHRGPSMVQSHLTSHPAIRHSYGPPPPLKGTGPITAPTGGNQPNVRPPLHHMPPFLGGPPTGRHSTPHLNLYGRQSLFGNPNFGPRGHHRPSPIHSSEYPTGSRAYPPYGFYPPPPPLTTPHRAPTSLQQPPASVIVSNVPPPSSNVSTTAASEVNSPERIPKTVVVKQELDTMTSPSKMTLNSICKTSPEPKKKLTTLEAYSSGSTAAKPSLVITTPVSKAQSSPGNGSRHAVESPPRLNRETPPPISGQRAGSEGHASEFSGLVSYFSSQQQDEYNT; encoded by the exons ATGGCTAGTTTTGCAAGTTGCTCCAATGATCCCAATTTTGCTGTAATatgttcatttctacagaaattcggTGCGGATGTTGGCGTGAACTTGCCCAACTTCAAACAGCTTCAGGAGTGGCTCACAAAAACAGACGAGG tCGCACCGCCTTTGAAAGATATGCACATTAAACTTATGCGAAAAACGAGAAAGACAGTGCACGAGAAAAGTTGGGAATCAGCTTtgagtaaattttgtttttgctattcCGCTCAAGATGCTTGGGAGATCGAGCGTTTTGGATACAAAAATGCtagtataaaagtaaaattacgaATATTACGG GAACTACTCGAGAGCCAATTTGAAAGGAACGCAAAGTTTAGAGCTAAAATATTAGCCCAAAGTGCTGATTCCCTTAGATCAGAACCAATAGGTCGAGACCGATTGGGCCATGCCTATTGGTTTACACAAGACAATGACTGCAATCTTCGTATATATCAGGAGCATTTGGACGAAGAGATATGGCAAGTGGTTGCAACAAATCGCgacgaatttgtaaatttaattgaGAGGCTTCGGGGAAACGAAGTAGTTTTGCCTTCCAATGACATCGGAGTGGTTGACGAAGACACCAGTAGCAGTAATAGTTTGGAAGCTAAAGCTATTAAAGATGTTCAATCTCATGAAGATGAGAATGAAGACGACAAACAGAAAGTTCCAAAATTAagtattaaaattgttaatagcCGGAGCCCAAAAGATGAGACCAAGGATGTAGGCAAAGGCGAAGAGGAATTAGCTGAAGAGGAAGATGCAAAGCTgaataagaaaacaaaagacGTTGAGCAATGTGACGAAGAGTTCGAAGAAATAGAAGAAGAGTATGAAGAAGAGAGCGAAACCCAAAGCGGAAAGACTAAATTGGTAGAG CCTTTGCTGAtatcacaaaataaaataaaaaacacattgCCTGAGTACAATAAACCAGAGAGTGCAAGCAAAAAAAGGCAAATTGGTTCGAGTAATGAAGAAAGTAAAGAATATAAAAAACAGAAGCCATCCATACCGGAAAATAGGGGGttacaaaatacaaataaaaatggaaaagaaaacgaaaaagaGGATATTGAGTACGACGAAGGAAGCACAGAGGAAGACGTCGAAGAAGAGGACATTGACTCTGCTGCAGCAGAAGAGGACGAAAATGAGGAAAAGCATATAGAGGATTTTGATGACGACGAAGATGCATGTGAAGCGCCCGTCGGAGACGAAATATCTGACCCTGTCCTTCATGTGCGTGGCGTAGGGTCGGGTAATGATTGTGACACCGCCAATATTTGGAACTGCGCAGACTTTGGTATTGAAGACCAAGACGTACCGACAGTgggtagtgctatagaagaaagTGTATTTTTAATAAGCGGAGAAGGATCGGGTTTTAGTAATATGGTAGGAAATGTGAAAAATGACGACTTACAACCCAACACAGAGGACGGAGAAAAGCTGATGGCCCCTGAAGATGTTTCCATGTCAAAGTTGGACAAGGGCTCCGACACCACGCCATCTATAACTTCTGACACTGACCTGATCAAAAAGTCACCGAAAAAATGTGAATCTACTCTTGAGACGAAAACTATAAAGGAAGCGGaagaaatatcaaaaaacacagATAATAAAGATGAGATTccgaaaataaaattgaacatGAATGAAGCTTCTAGTGATGATGAAGCCgacgataaaaaaatattggatgtAAAGGAAAATGATCAACAAACGAAAATAAAAGACAAAGTCACCAGTGATTCAAAACAAAGCAACACGAAAATAAATTCTACTTCTGAACACTTGAAAAGAGAGGTTAGCGATACGAAGACTACAACGTCTGATAACAACACAACGGGGCCATCAATTACCACAGCTTGGAGCAGAAAACGCCGACTTGAGGAATTTGTTTATCAACAACAAACTAACGTCCGCTTGCAATCTGAGAGCGAAATTGACATACATTCTGAAAATACAAACGCTGAAGATGGCAAAAATGATGTTAGTGAAGTAGATATTGGTGGCAAAAGGCCAAAAATtcggcaaaaacaaaataatgctGAATTAAGAAAGAAAGTCGAAGCGCAGAAAGCAGCTGCCAACGATGAAACAACATCTTCAAGTGGGGAAGAGGATACTCAAAGAAGAAGAAAGCTGGTATCACCTAAAAAACTAAACGAGAAGGTGATATTGAAACCAGAGACCGAGCAAGTTACTAAAACAAATAACACCAATGGCCAACATAAGAATGAATCGAATATTACATCCAAAACTGATACAAAACAGAAACCTTCCACCAGCAACATGACGACTTCATCGACAAAACACAAACCAACATTAGACGAaataattgaaagaaaattgaagaaaactccggcaaaagaaaaaaatgataaGAACTCTATGCTCGAAGACGTGACCACAAAGAAGGAATTATCCATACCCAAAAAATCTCCTGTTACAAAACCTCTGAAGAAAACATTACTTACGCAGATAATGCAGGACAAATGTGAAAAAGAGGACATCAATACACCAAAAAAATCTCAGAAAAATGAAAGTTCTTGTGTGTTCAGCACAACGAATAAACAAAATGTAATTCCAGAACGTCAAAGGAAGCGGCATAGCAGTGAAGAAACGGATCACAATGTCATATCAGAAGGGCCAGAGGCAAAGAAAGAAGTATTGCGTAACGATAATAAAGGTTTTGAAGGTAACTCCAAAAATGAATCTtcgaataaaaattcaaaagatcagtatgaaaaacttattataaaAGATGGACCAAAAGAAGCTACCACTGAGTTAGCAGGTCGTCGTTCTGGAAGAAGGGCAAACATGTCTGTAGTATACTGTGAAATGTCTCAAACAAAACGTTGCAGGGGACTTAAAAAAGGCGATAAATTAAAGGAGTGCAAGCAAGATGGCAAGAAGGAATGTGACGAACTTAATGTTGTTGCTGCCAAAAATGAG GATAAAATCCCAAGTTCATCGTCAATCAAATCTGAAGAACTCGATGGTAAGACAAAACCAGTAAAACCTACGGAAACAGAATTAGATCCTCTTGGGGATGTAAACCTAATCACACCAACAAAAAATAGTGTAAAAGGAAATCGTAAACAAAAAGATGTGGACGCAACAAACATTATTGAGAGCACAGATACTGAAACCCCAGTGCGCCAATCTCGACGAATCGCCCAGCAGAAAATTCGAGAGGAAGCAGAGCGTAGAAAACTAGAAGAAATCGCCTTAAGAACCATGAAACAAgaactaaaaaagaaaaaaaaggcaGAAAAACAATTAGATCCAACCGTTGAACCCCCGCCAACTGAACCTTCTTCGGAATCTGCTGAAAGTGACGTGGAGTTGAAGAAGAAAACACAGAAAAAGAAGTGCCCTGGAAAGAACGGTAGTTGGTCATCTGGGTCGGAAGAACAAGAGGATCCCGACGACGAAGAATTTGAAGAGCATCCGCACTATGATACGGATCCAGGATCACCACTTTTTAAATCTGATCACGAATTTTCACCCGAGTCCGACATTGAAGACGAATCACAGGTCGTACCCATGAAGAGGGCTCGCACTGTAAGAAAAGAAAATGCGGAAGATGGTGAGCAGATTGAAGAAGAGGAAGCTTGCCAAAAGTGTAACAAATCTGATCACCCTGAGTGGATTCTGCTATGCGATAAATGCGACAAAGGTTATCATTGTTCTTGTCTTTCACCTGTCTTATTTTACATTCCGGAAGGTGATTGGTACTGCCCGCCATGTCAACAAGAAGAGCTAATAAAAGCCCTCGAAAGTCAACTTAATGAGTTTGACCATATGGTGGAGCGGAAGAAAAAGGAACAAGAGGAGGAGGTGCGACTGGCAGAAGAGGCAAAAGCacgagaagaagaagaaaaacgaaACCAGAAAAAATCGCGTAGAAACTCAAGTGAATCAAGTGATGGTACAAATAGTGAATTTAGCGACGAAAACAATGGATCGCTTCATTCTAAATCTGGCAAAAATGATAGTGAAACGGCAAATCCATTCGCTAAAATCGGATCttctgcaaaaaataaaaataatgataaGAGGAGTCGGAATGAGAAGAGACAAAAATCAATGCGTCGTACGCGTAATCGAAGAAAAAAATCGGAATCAGATAGCGATTCCCAGAATGGCTCCAACTCCGACAGTGCTTCAAGTAGAAGTTCCTCATCATCTTCTTTTTCTGAAAGCGACAATGAACCAATTTATAAGCTCCGTAAACGAAGACAAATAAACGTAAGCTATCGTTTAAACGAGTACGATGACCTCATAAATTCAGCTCTTAAAAAGGAAATGGACGAAGTCGCCGGTGCAGGTAATTTAGGCCGTGGAAAAgatatttcaacaattttagAGGCAGACAAAGAAGAAAAAGCTCGTCAAAAACAAATCGAAGATAGTGAAGCTACCGGTGATGTCACTATAAACAAtgaactaacaaaagaaaacgaAGACATGTCCCCTACGAAGAAGAAAGATGACCAAGACAATGCCACAGACAGCGATGACGAGCCAATCAGAAAAGTGTCTCAGTCTAAACAAAGTCTCAAAAAGAAACCACGTAAACTTACTACACTAGATATAACATCTGAAGACGACGATGCCTCAGACGAGGATTTTAAAGGCTCATCGATAGACGATGATGAAGATGAAGAAACGTCCGTTTCCGCAACTAGCAATAGTGACTCAAGCTTGGAAGTATATAAACGCAAGGGTAAATCGAAGAAGAAGCAGAGAAAAGCAGCTCGCAGAGCTTTTAGGGAGCGTCGAAAAGATCGAAAATTCGTTGTCGACGAAACCGACGACGAAGAGGTGCAGAGACCAAAGTCAAAGAAAAAGCGCAAAGACGATACCGATTATACAGAAAGCGAAGTGGATGACGACGATCTTTCCGAACTATCAGAAAATATAGATAGTGCAGATTTGTGCGATGATACAACAACCGATGAATCTGATGGAGCATGGCGTCCTAATAAACGAAAGAAAACAAAGAAGTCCAATGTATCACCCCCCAAAATACAAAAATCAAAACAGCAAGTGAACAAGTCGAAGAAACTTGAGTATTCTGACGATGATATAAGTGAGTCCGAAGAAGATGACGAGAATGACGATGATAACGAAGGCGTAGGTGGAGGAAAACAACCACGATCTCAACCTTTAATAG CTACAAAAGCAAAGTCAAAGACTGGAACGAGAAAGAAAAAGAAGTCATCAGACGAAGATCAAAGCCTTTCCGACAGTGAAGATAGCACAAGACGAACGCGGGGAAGGAGGTATGCGTATATTGAAGATTTTGATGATGATAGTTCCGATGGCGGCATTAAACCTGGAGTCAAAAGACCGGATACTCCACCAGAAGAAcgcgaaaaatttataaaaaggcAAGAAGAAATAAAGCGAATGCTTGCGGAGAAAAATGCAGAAGGAGCAAAACTTGTTGCAACTCCAAGATTAACACCAATCAAAAGTGAAAGTGACAAGGATAAGAAATCACCTACAAAAGGGCTGGGAGGAGATTCCCTTTCAACGGTACCATTATCTGTAATTAGGCAAGCCAAAGTCCTCGATATAGATTATTTACAACGACGCGGAGAAAATATGGATGATCTAAGCACGGACGTTGGTGATGTAGATGATTTTGACGATGCTGATTTGCCCGATGATCTCCCAGAAGATATGGATGAAGATGCCATTGCCCGTATGGTAGAAGATGAAGAGGAGTTTGTTGCAGTGTCGACAAGAGAACTTCCACCGCCAGATGAAGTTTTGCGTACACCATGTACGCCAGCTAAACCGAAACCAAAAGAGATTGAGAAGAGTGTTTTTCCGACACAACCTACTGCTCTACCATCTCAACAGCTACATGCATCTACAACAGTATCACCATCTGGCCTTCAAGAACCGGTGAGGAAAAGATTCCCTATGCCAACTATGCATCCGCCGCTTTTGCGCCACCAATTTGCAGCCCAAGAAAGTTTAACGTCGGGTCAGCAGATAGTTCAAAGACAACCTGCACCGCGAAATACTGCTCCCCAAGGTTGTCATTTATTAAATGCTCTTTCTGCGCCCTTGAGCCAATCGTTGCCACGACAATATTCACCATCTCTCATCACTCGAATGACAAACACTATCCAACTGCAGACTTCGTCGGCACCTGTTCCCGTAGTTTGTAGGAGCCAATCTCCAATTGTCGTAAAATCTGCACAGCAACTTAATCTACAAACGCAGAATAAGAGTTCAGTACAACAACCCACAGAGCCCGAAAACAAACCGCGTGGTAGACGGAAAAAGTTTACGCCATTGAGGGATACTCTACAGAAGCAACAAACTGCAGCTGCCATAGCTGCGGTATCTGGTGCGGTAACGTCTGACGCAAGTAAATCAGCACCTTCAAGTGTAATAAAAGGAGGGCCGCTTGTAAGGTGTCCTCAAACCAGCACCATTCAATCAGCTCAACCTATACCAGCAAGAACAATGCCTTCACTACCAACTTCCATTTATACAGGAGCAGAAG GATACTATGGGACTACAGGAACACGTGCTCCACCACCACAACGTCACCGAGGCCCTTCAATGGTTCAAAGCCATTTAACATCTCACCCAGCCATCCGACATTCTTATGGACCACCGCCACCATTAAAAGGGACTGGACCTATTACAGCACCAACAGGTGGCAATCAACCCAACGTTCGGCCACCCTTACATCATATGCCACCGTTCCTAGGAGGACCTCCTACAGGCAGACATTCCACTCCTCATTTGAATCTATATGG CAGGCAATCTCTGTTTGGTAATCCCAATTTTGGACCTCGTGGTCACCATAGACCGTCACCTATACACTCATCAGAGTATCCAACCGGTTCAC GTGCTTATCCCCCCTATGGATTCTACCCACCACCGCCCCCGCTTACAACACCACATCGGGCGCCAACGTCATTACAGCAACCTCCAGCTTCTGTCATTGTTTCTAACgtaccaccaccatcatcaaATGTATCCACTACGGCGGCATCCGAAGTGAATTCTCCTGAAAGGATTCCCAAAACTGTGGTAGTCAAACAAGAATTGGACACCATGACTAGCCCCTCTAAGATGACGTTAAACTCGATATGTAAGACAAGCCCAGAACCCAAAAAGAAACTGACCACTTTGGAGGCTTATAGCTCCGGAAGTACAGCAGCAAAACCATCCTTAGTAATCACAACTCCTGTTTCCAAAGCGCAGAGTTCACCCGGTAATGGATCTCGTCATGCTGTTGAATCGCCTCCTAGATTAAATCGCGAAACACCACCACCAATAAGTGGACAGAGGGCTGGTAGTGAAGGACACGCCAGCGAGTTCAGTGGATTGGTGAGCTATTTCAGCTCTCAACAGCAGGACGAATACAATACGTAA